Proteins encoded together in one Spirochaetota bacterium window:
- a CDS encoding ATP-binding protein encodes MISFKRVFIKYFSIKYLFIPFILITVFSGIVSFYAVYNYNRNILNIIDSVETAKDIQIELQKQFNSWKIIIVEGHSFEVYREKIHEYSYNAQHIQNSLFNLGLMCKDMEDVHIKIVDFTHLYKEMNDELLSYIVNYNDTNSYDYKKLVNSAVISEKKLLQMMEVIVADIERTSNEKVNLLNRYYLITGFISFGLLTLFTLIISWYSTQLIDRFKKKLEFKVKKRTEQLQKANEVISLSEQKYRFLIESTDDIVFTIDPQGTIVSINNAIKKDLKMKPSDAIGSNIFDYIYFEDDNNSFKKQMLMKNIELALNEKQKVRFYAELKTPRMIEPVEMVISLESVKHNGGMEIIGKATKMMENELVSAFVHEHVKYEITNSLLLADEITHRIVQNVKKFLPHTVVSQIRLAVSEILINAIEHGNLEITYQDKLLKMQNDEYFEYISKKINERSNKDKKVKVEFLVNSEKIIVKITDQGKGFDYKSYLDKPVTQDNEMFLQHGRGISLARQIFDEIRYNDKGNQVLCVKYFTKECNEETQYNNEKMVVY; translated from the coding sequence ATGATTAGCTTTAAACGAGTTTTTATAAAATACTTTTCAATAAAATATCTTTTTATTCCTTTTATACTTATTACAGTTTTCTCAGGTATAGTAAGTTTCTATGCTGTATATAACTATAATAGAAACATACTCAATATAATTGATTCAGTTGAAACTGCAAAAGATATTCAGATTGAGTTACAGAAGCAATTTAATAGTTGGAAGATAATAATTGTTGAAGGGCATTCATTTGAGGTATATAGAGAGAAAATCCATGAATATTCGTACAATGCCCAGCATATTCAAAATAGCCTGTTTAATCTTGGACTTATGTGCAAAGATATGGAAGATGTTCATATAAAAATAGTAGATTTTACGCATTTATACAAAGAAATGAATGATGAGTTATTGTCGTATATAGTAAATTATAATGATACAAACTCTTATGATTATAAAAAATTGGTAAATAGTGCTGTAATTAGTGAGAAAAAGTTACTGCAAATGATGGAGGTTATTGTTGCTGATATAGAAAGAACTTCCAATGAAAAAGTTAACTTGTTAAACAGGTATTATCTCATTACTGGCTTCATTTCTTTTGGACTTTTAACATTATTCACACTAATAATAAGCTGGTATTCAACGCAACTTATTGACAGGTTTAAGAAAAAACTTGAATTTAAAGTTAAAAAAAGAACTGAACAGTTACAAAAAGCAAATGAAGTAATATCTTTATCGGAGCAAAAATACCGTTTTTTAATTGAATCAACAGATGATATAGTTTTTACTATTGATCCTCAAGGTACAATTGTTTCAATAAATAATGCTATCAAAAAAGATCTTAAAATGAAACCGAGTGATGCAATTGGGAGTAATATATTTGATTATATATATTTTGAAGATGACAATAATTCATTTAAAAAACAAATGCTGATGAAAAATATTGAGCTTGCATTAAATGAAAAACAAAAGGTTAGATTTTATGCTGAATTAAAAACACCACGGATGATTGAACCTGTTGAGATGGTTATATCACTTGAAAGTGTAAAGCATAATGGTGGCATGGAAATAATTGGAAAAGCAACTAAGATGATGGAGAATGAACTTGTATCAGCATTTGTTCATGAACATGTCAAATATGAAATAACTAATTCATTATTGTTAGCTGATGAGATAACTCATAGAATTGTGCAAAATGTAAAAAAGTTTTTGCCACACACTGTTGTTTCACAAATTAGATTGGCTGTAAGTGAAATTCTTATTAACGCAATTGAACATGGCAATCTTGAAATAACGTATCAAGATAAATTATTAAAAATGCAAAATGATGAATATTTTGAATATATTTCAAAAAAGATAAATGAGAGGTCCAATAAGGATAAGAAAGTTAAAGTTGAATTTTTAGTAAATAGTGAAAAAATAATTGTAAAAATAACAGATCAGGGTAAAGGATTTGATTATAAAAGTTATCTTGATAAACCCGTTACACAGGATAATGAGATGTTTTTGCAACATGGAAGGGGGATATCGCTAGCAAGGCAAATATTTGATGAAATACGATATAATGATAAAGGGAATCAGGTGTTATGTGTAAAATATTTTACAAAAGAATGTAATGAGGAAACACAATACAATAATGAAAAGATGGTTGTGTATTAA
- the uvrA gene encoding excinuclease ABC subunit UvrA produces MSQQYIRIKGAREHNLKNISIDIPREKLVVITGLSGSGKSSLAFDTIYAEGQRRYVESLSAYARQFLGQMEKPDVDLIEGLSPAISIEQKTTHRNPRSTVGTVTEIHDYLRLLFARVGVPYCYKCGKPITSQTIDQIVENVLTYNAGTKIQVLAPVVRGRKGMYQDMFDKFRQQGYSRVRVDGQVFSLDDPITIDKNKKHSIEVIIDRIVLKENIRTRLSDSIETAIELADGQVILIIDDKEQLISTKMTCPDCDVSLPELSPRMFSFNSPYGACPTCDGLGFIMQFDPDLIVDNPDKSLMDGALAVWGKTTSYWYQEQILTLAKSLKFDPYTPWKKLPKQIQNIVLYGSNGKKFDYSIERYEAQYRFTKEFEGVIPNLMRRYKETQSDEMREWMEGFMRNRVCDACGGKRLRPESLAVKVADKNIADISALSIKDAVKFFNELSLSETQMTIARQILKEIRARLQFLSNVGIDYLTLDRAAGTLSGGEAQRIRLATQIGSGLTGVLYILDEPSIGLHQRDNKKLLATLKELRDIGNTVIVVEHDEETIRESDYVIDLGPGAGLDGGYVVAQGTPQEIELNETSITGLYLRGKRFIKAPTHRRKADKYLTIRGAAENNLKSIDVSFPLGVFTCVTGVSGSGKSTLIIDILYKALASLKMRSKEYPGKFKKIEGIEFIDKVIDVDQSPIGRTPRSNPATYTGTFTPIRELFANLPESKVRGYKPGRFSFNVSGGRCEACWGDGIKKIEMHFLPDVYITCEVCKGKRYNHETLEVRYKGKNIYEVLEMTVDEAYEFFANIPSIKSKLETLKRVGLGYIKLGQPATTLSGGEAQRVKLSTELSKRATGNTLYILDEPTTGLHFADVEKLIDVLQSLVDKGNTVIVIEHNLDVIKCADWIIDLGPEGGDAGGRIVAQGTPEEVAKVKESYTGQFLREILSRKYIN; encoded by the coding sequence ATGAGCCAGCAATACATTCGCATTAAAGGTGCCCGTGAGCACAATTTAAAAAATATTTCAATTGATATCCCAAGAGAAAAGTTAGTAGTTATTACAGGACTTTCCGGTTCCGGGAAGTCCTCTTTAGCATTTGATACCATCTATGCCGAAGGACAGCGTCGTTATGTAGAGTCGTTATCGGCATATGCACGGCAATTTTTAGGGCAAATGGAAAAACCTGATGTTGACCTTATAGAAGGTCTATCGCCTGCAATATCTATTGAACAGAAAACCACACACCGCAATCCCCGTTCAACAGTTGGCACTGTTACCGAAATTCATGATTACCTGCGACTTCTCTTTGCTCGGGTAGGGGTGCCCTACTGCTATAAGTGCGGTAAACCTATAACTTCCCAAACTATTGATCAGATTGTTGAGAATGTGCTAACCTATAATGCTGGTACAAAAATACAGGTGCTTGCGCCAGTAGTGCGTGGACGCAAAGGGATGTATCAGGATATGTTTGACAAATTCCGTCAACAAGGATATTCTCGCGTACGTGTTGATGGGCAGGTATTTTCTCTGGACGATCCAATAACAATTGATAAAAATAAAAAGCACTCAATTGAAGTTATCATAGACAGAATTGTACTTAAGGAGAATATCCGTACGCGATTATCAGATTCAATTGAGACAGCAATAGAGCTTGCCGATGGCCAGGTTATTTTAATCATAGATGATAAGGAACAACTGATTTCCACAAAAATGACATGTCCTGATTGTGATGTTTCACTGCCGGAGCTATCGCCCCGAATGTTTTCATTTAATAGCCCCTATGGTGCATGCCCAACATGTGATGGACTTGGCTTTATTATGCAGTTTGACCCTGATCTTATTGTGGACAACCCAGATAAATCTTTGATGGATGGAGCACTTGCCGTATGGGGTAAAACAACAAGTTACTGGTATCAGGAACAGATACTGACGCTTGCTAAAAGTTTGAAATTTGATCCATACACTCCGTGGAAGAAACTGCCAAAGCAAATTCAAAATATTGTGCTTTACGGTTCTAATGGTAAAAAGTTTGATTATTCAATTGAGCGGTATGAAGCTCAATACAGATTTACTAAGGAATTTGAAGGTGTAATTCCCAATTTAATGCGCCGTTATAAGGAAACACAGTCGGACGAGATGCGCGAATGGATGGAAGGCTTTATGCGCAATAGAGTATGTGATGCGTGCGGTGGAAAACGCTTAAGGCCTGAGAGTTTAGCTGTCAAGGTTGCTGATAAAAATATTGCTGATATCAGTGCGCTATCGATTAAAGATGCTGTGAAGTTTTTCAATGAGCTATCGCTATCAGAAACTCAAATGACAATAGCACGGCAAATACTAAAAGAAATAAGAGCACGACTGCAATTTCTTTCAAATGTAGGCATTGATTACCTCACTCTGGATCGTGCTGCAGGAACACTGTCAGGAGGAGAAGCACAGCGCATACGCCTTGCCACACAAATTGGATCAGGTTTAACGGGAGTACTGTACATTCTTGATGAGCCAAGCATTGGTCTGCATCAGCGTGACAATAAAAAGCTACTGGCTACGTTAAAGGAATTAAGGGATATTGGTAATACTGTGATTGTTGTTGAGCACGATGAAGAAACAATACGCGAATCGGATTATGTTATTGACCTTGGGCCCGGTGCGGGACTTGATGGCGGCTATGTAGTAGCACAGGGAACTCCACAGGAGATAGAACTCAATGAAACTTCGATTACAGGATTATATTTGCGCGGCAAACGGTTTATAAAAGCACCAACGCATAGAAGAAAGGCAGATAAATATTTAACAATACGAGGTGCAGCCGAAAATAATTTAAAATCGATTGATGTGTCATTTCCTCTTGGTGTGTTTACCTGTGTTACTGGAGTTTCAGGTTCGGGAAAATCAACTTTGATAATTGATATTCTGTATAAGGCATTGGCTTCGCTGAAAATGCGCAGCAAGGAATATCCTGGCAAGTTTAAAAAAATTGAAGGCATTGAGTTCATAGATAAAGTTATAGATGTTGACCAATCCCCAATAGGAAGGACTCCTCGTTCAAACCCTGCTACCTACACTGGTACATTTACACCAATTCGTGAGCTTTTTGCTAACCTGCCTGAATCAAAAGTACGCGGCTACAAACCCGGGAGATTTTCATTCAATGTATCAGGAGGGCGGTGTGAAGCCTGCTGGGGCGATGGTATAAAGAAGATTGAGATGCACTTTTTACCTGATGTGTATATTACATGTGAGGTATGCAAAGGTAAGCGCTATAATCATGAAACACTGGAAGTGCGGTATAAAGGTAAAAATATCTATGAAGTCCTTGAAATGACTGTTGATGAAGCATATGAGTTTTTTGCAAACATTCCTTCAATAAAATCAAAACTTGAAACATTAAAACGGGTTGGACTTGGGTACATAAAGTTGGGACAGCCTGCAACAACACTGTCAGGTGGTGAGGCACAACGTGTAAAATTGTCAACAGAACTTTCAAAACGGGCTACAGGCAACACATTATATATTCTTGATGAGCCAACCACAGGATTGCACTTTGCTGATGTAGAAAAGCTAATTGATGTTTTGCAAAGCCTTGTAGACAAAGGTAATACTGTGATAGTAATTGAACACAACCTGGATGTGATTAAATGCGCTGATTGGATTATTGATCTTGGTCCTGAGGGTGGCGATGCAGGAGGAAGAATAGTAGCACAAGGAACACCTGAGGAAGTTGCAAAAGTTAAAGAATCATACACAGGACAATTTTTAAGGGAGATTTTGTCCCGCAAATATATAAATTAA
- a CDS encoding VWA domain-containing protein, giving the protein MQRQIIVVFIALITLIPSIGIPLDKQVAIFQKAKSEVVKGMYHFNEMHYLAAIEFFRKALEVYPDYYTAHEYLARAYKLAGYTNLALQQWQMLLDIAKDNPLIQNKIDMLNFRGSLYSSLDKPFELIETAAYFSVDLGRFRFSSPIDIAIDNDKNMYITSFSNGKLVKLDPNGEGIFTRTYSLEGKLYGIDYRSGLLAVSDFANNKVFVINTDGKIIKTIGSTGNAEGQFNGPEGVCFGGDSSLYVVDSGNHRVQKFGLDGRFILTFGQFGEYEGQLNKPTDVAVRHENVYVTDTNNKRIAVFDDSGNFIENLTPDEFFVPRGIFIQGSLMAVSDEKKGLFMYNFETEQSQWFTSWEGKKKFYHLTSAVMDDNGFVYTCSNKNEAIYVFSPLQQQISNIEVEVTNVDAKKFPIVAVYCNIRDRYGRPIYGLTKDNFTIIEDGATITNLSADYLKNMMPAASMVLCVDRSGSLKNYHNDVPWLAEFILQKMRKNDTLKIINFAQDTWVANPYDWSRRRALKALKAFDYGNGRDIGKALYTAISDVLPQMSRRGVILITDGEATVNDFRAYSPDIIIDYAKSHFVPVYILTLKTKSPLLMRIAQETGGAIYKGSELDGLRTVYDAIKQANDYRYVLIYSTFKMKSLKGWWSDLTVNVTYKGQKGTEWAGYFVP; this is encoded by the coding sequence GTGCAAAGACAAATTATAGTTGTTTTTATCGCACTCATTACATTAATTCCATCCATAGGCATCCCCTTAGATAAACAAGTTGCAATTTTTCAGAAAGCTAAAAGTGAAGTAGTGAAGGGAATGTATCACTTCAATGAAATGCATTATCTTGCTGCAATTGAATTTTTCAGAAAAGCTCTGGAAGTGTATCCTGATTACTACACAGCACATGAATATCTGGCCAGGGCATATAAATTGGCTGGCTACACAAATCTTGCACTACAACAATGGCAAATGCTCCTAGATATAGCAAAAGACAATCCACTTATTCAAAACAAAATAGATATGCTTAATTTTCGTGGTTCGCTGTACAGTTCACTTGATAAACCGTTTGAGCTCATTGAAACTGCAGCGTATTTTTCCGTAGATTTAGGAAGATTTCGTTTTTCTTCACCCATTGATATTGCAATCGATAATGACAAGAATATGTATATAACCTCTTTTTCCAATGGCAAGCTTGTAAAGCTTGATCCAAACGGTGAAGGTATTTTTACCCGAACGTACAGTCTTGAAGGAAAATTATATGGCATTGATTACAGGTCTGGGCTCTTGGCTGTTAGCGATTTTGCAAACAATAAAGTATTTGTTATTAACACCGATGGAAAAATAATAAAAACAATTGGAAGCACTGGCAATGCAGAAGGGCAGTTCAACGGCCCTGAAGGAGTATGTTTTGGTGGCGATAGCTCCTTATATGTAGTGGACTCCGGTAACCACCGTGTGCAAAAGTTTGGATTGGACGGACGATTCATCCTGACATTTGGACAATTTGGCGAATATGAAGGACAGCTGAATAAGCCTACTGATGTAGCGGTACGACATGAAAACGTCTATGTTACCGATACAAACAACAAGCGAATAGCTGTGTTTGATGATTCCGGCAATTTCATTGAAAACCTTACACCTGATGAGTTTTTTGTGCCACGTGGCATTTTTATACAGGGTAGTTTGATGGCTGTGAGTGATGAAAAGAAAGGACTTTTTATGTACAATTTTGAAACAGAGCAGTCGCAGTGGTTTACAAGCTGGGAAGGAAAAAAGAAATTTTATCATCTTACTTCAGCGGTAATGGATGACAATGGATTTGTGTATACCTGCAGCAATAAGAATGAAGCTATATATGTATTTTCCCCATTACAACAGCAAATAAGCAACATTGAAGTGGAAGTAACTAATGTTGATGCTAAAAAATTTCCTATTGTTGCAGTGTATTGTAATATCCGGGACCGATATGGAAGACCAATATATGGTTTAACAAAAGATAATTTTACTATCATTGAAGATGGCGCAACTATTACAAACCTAAGTGCGGATTACTTAAAAAACATGATGCCGGCAGCTTCCATGGTGTTATGTGTTGACCGTTCTGGCTCACTTAAGAATTACCACAACGATGTGCCATGGCTAGCTGAGTTTATATTACAGAAGATGCGTAAAAATGATACCTTAAAGATAATAAACTTTGCTCAGGACACATGGGTTGCAAATCCTTATGACTGGAGCAGACGAAGGGCATTAAAAGCACTAAAAGCATTTGATTACGGAAATGGGCGAGATATTGGTAAAGCTTTATACACAGCAATAAGTGATGTATTACCTCAAATGTCACGGCGAGGAGTTATTCTGATCACTGATGGAGAAGCAACAGTGAATGATTTTAGGGCTTATTCGCCCGATATCATCATAGATTATGCAAAGTCGCATTTTGTCCCAGTTTATATTTTAACCTTGAAAACAAAATCGCCATTATTAATGCGTATAGCACAGGAAACGGGTGGTGCAATCTATAAGGGAAGTGAGCTCGATGGTCTACGCACTGTGTATGATGCAATAAAACAAGCAAATGATTATCGCTATGTATTGATATATTCAACTTTTAAAATGAAATCGTTAAAAGGTTGGTGGTCGGATCTTACAGTCAATGTAACATATAAAGGCCAGAAAGGTACTGAGTGGGCAGGTTATTTTGTGCCATAA